ttaaaaaggattttgaattttgttgaatttttcaaCTGAAATATTTTTATCTTCATCATCTTACATCCTTATTGTTTGGATTATACTCTCATCCTAGGGATAAGATTGACTACCTTTGCTAGTTGGGACTTTTTTATTCCTTTAGTGTAAAATGAATATGAAtcaatgaataaaataaattatttgagtGGGAGAAAACAAAGGTAGGGAATCCAACTCCCTTAATTTAGGCTGTGAGATCTGTGCAGAACATCAAATCTgggtaaattaattattttgtttttttatgactttttaaatatattttctcaaCTTTAAATATaacttgaaaattaaaaatatagttaatttaaaattgaactaaatatatattttctGTGAAGGCAACACCTGTGCAGCTTTTTTAGCTAACTTAGGAATTAACATGTCTTCTCTAACCATTTTTGAGTCCATTCCTTTAGGATTAAAGAAAGATTTTGTAAGTAATAGACTAGATTTgtgttgttatacttgttacaGGTTCACATCCTATTAAGGGAGTTGGTTTTGTCACTCCTTTTTTTTTAGGATTGtgttctatgttttttttttttatccggACTTTGTTTCTTTTGCAATATATGAggtcttattaaaaaaaaaaaactaaatatatatttttatattgagctaaaatataatataattttagaatttaatattGATGTtaagatttattttttaaaaagtttgaATCTGATTTTGAGTTTCTCAACCAAAATAtttccatcttcatcatcttgCATCATTATTGTTGTTTGGATTAGGCTCTCATTTTAAGGTGTTAGAtatacactacgccaaatttgaattttagcagcacacctactaaagcgcttttacccAAAAGCGTTTTCGTAGGtttggctaaaaacaaaattaaaaatcacgttagaaaagcgctcttatagggggaaaagaaagcgctttttaaaagcgcttttaaagggtGTGTTATGAAAGCGTTTATttgaagcgctcttataggtaatgttacaaaagcgcttttgaaagcgctcttatagggggtgttacgaaagcgcttttggtaTTAAAGCGTTGGTATAGGGGGggtgtatgaaagcgcttttgaaaagcgctctggtagccctttttaaaatttatatttcataaaagtgAACACGTGAACGCTATTTTTGCAGAAACACAAAACTCCCTCcgtacatcttcttcttcctctcgctCACGTACTCTCTGCGCTTCTTCGCCCTCACTCCCTCCGTCGTGGTCTCAAACCCTCCGTCGTCGTCTCTCTCACTCCCAAACCAACTAGCCGCCGCCGCTGTTACGCCGTTCTGTGCTTCTGCTTACACAGAATTGGGATTGTAGGGTTTACTTGTTCAGGTAAAGTCTTCCCACTTTTTTAGTTTTCATTTCATTCATATTTCTCCCACTGATTTAAACCAAACCTTGCTACTGAGTTTTATCCACCATATTGTTTCtataatttttctaagttttctgATATTAGTAAAAGGAAAAACAAATGTGCACACTAAATTTGTACATCTGATTTTGAATGTTCATTTCAAAGTACAATGCCTACTGACAAGTTAAGGTGAATACAAGCATGGAATAATTATTCAAAACTTACTCGTAATTGTGTAATTGTATGAATGTTTATGTTATTTCCACATTTTCGGAATGTAAATCACGATTTAGTTGATGCCCATTTTATATGTGGTTGTGTTGATAATTGGTGAGTATTGTAGCATGTTCGTGCGATTTTGGCTCGACCTTTCGAGCATTCCCTGTGTAAATTCGATGATGTCCCGTATTTTGTTTTGCTCGTACAATGTGACTTAATTTCAACTTAATGCATACTTGACTTCTCTACTGTCATATTAATATGTtcatgaagcttttatcttgatcatatttaTATTGACCATTGACATTGTTTTAACACCTAAAGCCTTTAATGCTAGTGTGATGGTATCGTATTTGCTCGCTTTTGCGACAACTTTTTGTGTGCTTTCTCGTTAGACATTAATGCTGCCCGTTATGAAAATACATgctaaattgttgttttctcatGAGATATAATTGCTCCACCTTGATTTCTCCATTTGTATACCTCGACTATGATTTGTGGTCGTTTTCACGACGATGTTTTGACATGCGTAGTTGCTGCCCCGGTTTCTAAGTAGGTGTTAAGCTTTGATTTACCTTGCGGTACTATGTATCTAGATTTGCTATAACATCTGGGTGATGATTAGTTTGGTTTCAGATCATTTTCTTAGTCATGTTATGTCATTCATTTTGTTCCCGTAGTGCTGTCCCATTTGGATTCATTGTATAAAAGAGGCTCGTAATCAATTATACATATTCGCAGGATGTATATAAGGCTAATtgttctaaattttatttttcaggggatattaaagattttttaaaagaacatcactagagacatcagattagcttacggtgtgtggttccagaagtttctgaatttctctaaagGTAATTAGTTATTCGTTTGCTATAGTTTCTTTaaaggtaattagttattcttttgCTATAGTTTCTGAATCTCTTTCGTCAAAGTAATTAGTTGTGATTTGAATGAACTGCTATGATGGATCGTTTGCGCTTAATTAGTTGCTTACTTCTCCACTTTAATTAGTCGCACTTTAATTAGTTCCTCTTCATTTGACAGATTATTGCTAACAAGATAGTCCAAGAGGGATACATTTTCGGCGTGTAGGACCTCGTCAAAAGGTATGTTTCCACACGTGTGAGAATTTACCGATTTAGATATATTTCATATTGGCATGTTTCTAGAGTTTGAATTATAGTAATCATTCCCGAATAGTTATGCATAGCGTCTGATCCCAAAAGTGGGGGATAGTGATGCATAGCGGTCGATCCCAAAATTTAAATTTTCCAAAATGACCATGAATACCTTAAAAAGTAGAAGGGGACTGAATactaatagttgatttttagattatattaagtaatactcattattccgacatgtggaatattcttgatgtcagtttcgttaatcgttaagtgatgcaCTTACTAACTTTATGAATTGAATtcgctataggggttacttgtgaagagtgaaagtttcatcgtttttgtttagcttaattaagacatggataagacatggatgaattcaaaccgattgttgaaagagtacgagaaaggggtatgggaatttgttaagtttgcggttgcgcacgccgaagacctgattcgaatggcgtgtccttgcttgggttgctgttatgggggtaaggttgacgggaatcagttggcatcgcatttactacggtttggaattgatagaagttatacatgttggacattgcatggtgagaaaagtaacgggaatgttcagtcgaggtgtaatacgaagtatgcttcaaacgacgattgcacagacacatatgattatgatcgagtcgaagagattgcagaagcgtttgaagaagatcttgaggattgtcccaaaatgttcgagaggttggtaagcgatgcagagaaaccgttgtatgatggttgtacaaaattcacaagattgtctgcggtgttaaagttgtacaacttaaaggcggacaatggatggtcggataaaagtttcacagagttattagcccttatgaaagatatgctaccagatgataatgttcttcccaatcgaacgtatgaggccaaaaagatgttgtcctctattggcatgagctatttAGATTAAAGTTTCGTGagtaaattattgttttttatgactttttttgATATATTgtcttaattttaaataaataaaaagttcaaatgtattttatttaaaattgaaataaatatattttgatcttttatttatatttaaaagatGAGAGAGTATGTAAATGGAGAAAATTTACCTATAACTCTTTTAGCCGTGGTTTATGCTATTTGTCAATGAAAATATGATAActgtattttaatattatttaaaatgtcaaaatagaagaaaattatatatattttaaaaaaaattatacatttgTCATATTTCCATTGAAAAATAATACAAATCATATCTATAAAATTATATCTAAGTATTGTATATTGCTGCCTTTTCTTTGACCAATGAGTGAATATTTATTGAAGCAAGGATTATTAAACATGCTGGAGTCTTTAACATGACCATGTGagtttcttgaattctttctctAGATGTTCTCAATATTAGCTTTTACGAATCAATATATACATGGACCACAGCGAAATTTCCCTTACTAGACACTGACCCATCACCATGGGTCCACCTTTCCTATTTTCACTAATTGTGACAAACTCATAGGCAAAATAATGTAAGAGAAAATACTTTTAACAGAAAAAGGATACAAAATTACAGTAATATTGATATTATGCAATATTTTGTTCCTACATTTATATTTCTTCACAATTATCAtgagatttaattatattttgtttatctatACTTTTCAATAAACGAAAGATGTTTTATCCACTTCAACGCGAATCAAAACAAACGCTTCAGTCTTCCCACACGCGAGCAAGAAGTAACGTTTAACCACTAGAATGCGACCTAAACATCGTTCACTAAAATCAAGAAAACAACACTCATTTGCTACTAACAACTACGTCGCTTTGAGATCCACACTGCACTTCGGGATACGTAGGAGCGAGATTCAATGTCTCGTCAAACACCCTAATAAGAAAACttattttttacctttttttttataaatatcccGCAATAATTAGAAGAAATCAAATAACGTAAGTTAACACTCTTATTCGCAAAACTAAGTAAATGGTTTCCGTTGAGTACAACGGATATGAGGGGTTATAATATCCTTCCCGTGCATAATCGAGTCCCGAACctgaatttggttgcgatgaaatatttttgttcttttagagTTTTATCGATGTtttccctattaaaaaaaaacttcggtggcgactcttgttgTAATTTCGAGCATTCATTCACTTGAGTATTTTTTGTGCATCGACAACTTTAATAAAAAGCGCTATTAGATTGGTGCATTTATAGGTTAAAATTGTGGCAGTGAATACTCTTATTAACCACCTCTTTCACATTTGTTGACGATCCGGTAAACAACTTATTATTACGCACCAATCATTTAGTACACACCACTACATGTCAAATCTTGGAAAAACCTCCCTAAACTATCTTTAATCCATTACTATTCCACTTTTCAATACGATTGAACATTCTTACCGTAGTGAAATGTATAGACTTTCCCTCACAAACCGTGGTTAAATTCTTCTCCCATTCGTGGTGATAAGTAGTTTTCATAGCCAATTAAACCAAGAATTGTCTGATCAACTATAGGCATTTTTCTACTACATAATCGATTGGTTTCACCTTATGAAGCCTACAATCGATCGAGACGGTGCCTTAATGGTTGATAATGACTATGTATCAAAACCTTCCATTTGTCACTTGAGGAATTGGCTATTTGACTATTATAAAGGAGGTGCCTCCTATTTCGAAATTGTTCCGGACTGGCCCAATGGCTAGGCATGGCTCAATCCACTTCTACACCCAGAACGACCCAATGGCCTTGGGCCAACCAACTGAAGGCAAAAGAAGACCCTTTTTCTCCCGCCCATCTATCAAGGACACGCCTTTATATGGGATGAGGACAGTATACCATCGTTGTCTCCAGCCATACCTCCATCTGTGCCAGTAGCAAGACATCCGCTCTACTCTCCCGTCGGGGACAAGTACCCCTCTGCTCGCTGGGCACTTCTACCGCCCAAAAGTACATCTTTGCCAGACCAACGCCTAGTTTCGAGCAGATTCCTAGAGTTCCTAAATATACTCCTAGAATCCTGACAGTCACGTATTTTGGGCCCAGATCCACGATCCAGCCCAAAACTAAGACACCGAAGACATTCCCGGAGTCCCTCTCCACGACCCAGGGAGCGCCGTTCAAACTGAGGGGAGCAAGAAGCCCCAATTACGAAGAAGCGTGTTCGCAACTCTCCTCGCCAGAATCAGCTCTCCCCCACGTCCAAGAAACCTAAAGAAAATCCACGAGTAGAGACTCAGCAAACCCTCCAAAAGATCATCAAAAAGCCCGTCTCCCCGCCCAGATCATAGACATCGCGCACCTCCTGTCCGCTATCCCAGTTCCAGCAACGACGGCGAGCCCTAAGGCCCGTTGTCCCTAGACATCATGGCAACCTGATCTCCCAATTCCAGCAACGACGACGAACCCTAAGGCTTGTTATCCCTAGACATCATGGCAACCCGACTACCCAAGGGGCTGGAGAAGCCTCCCCCTTTGGGCACGTACGACGGTACCACCGACCCTAACGAACATATCAAAAACATCGACGCACTACTCGATTATTGTGGCGTCATGGGATCCATCAAGTGCTAGCTATTCCCCACCACATTGAGGAAGGGGCCATGGTCTGGTACAAGAGTCTGCCCGACTGATCCATCACATCTTGGAGACAGTTGGGGAAAACTTTCACTAGAGACTTCACGACTTCTCGTCGTCACCTGAATTCGGAGGTATCGTTAGAAGCAATCATACAGGGGAAGGATGAATCTCTACGAGCATACATCGAGAGGTTCAACAAGGAAGCAGTCTAGGTTTCTACGATCGACGACATGAAGAAGTACCTCCACGAACGCAGTCTACGCCCTTGCAACGACTTCGGCAAAGCAGATGGCATCGAGAATCCCGCAACCCTGGACGCCCTCCTCCTCAAGGCCCAGACTTACATTCAATATAAGGAAAAGGAGGCGGCGAACAATGTCTGAGATTCTCGATACCAAGAGAGCGCGAAGTCCTTTAGATCTGAAGACCCCTCGACATCTCCTTGGGGaggagaaaagaaaaaagaagacagGTTCCGTGACTACAAAGGACCGGCTGGTAGGTTCCACAATTACACCCCTCTGGTCGCGTCACGAGAGAAGATTCTTTCCGAGTGAACCAACTCGGAATTTCGCCAAGCAGGGGTCCGATTTCTCCGACAAACGCCAACAAATACACAAATTTTATTTAGACTTAATATTTGAACATACACCGAGTGACCAACCAATACACAAATAAATATCAGAGTTTAATTATGCATTACTTACAAACTAATAACATAGAAGTACATACCCCATACACATGCATATATTATTTTTGAACTCAAAATGTCTAAGAAATCCAACCATACTTGGAAACAAAGACATATGAAACAATTTTATTTAAGTAGATAGAGAGACCATGCATGCATGGATGGTTTTTGATGTACATATTAAGTGGAAACTTCTGAGGGCATCTTCAACAAGTTTGAGAATTCAGAGCTAAGGGCATTCTTGAATGAGGCTTCTGCATGAGAGTTAGAGTCAAAACACACGCCATATTTAACATCCGAATTTGGATAATAAGCACAGAAGTTCCCACTTCCCTTTCTTGTGCAGTCTGCATGAGACTCACATAATTTAGGGTGTTTCTTCACTATCTTCATAACTAATGATAGGTTCATGCAATAATCAATCCCGGGTAAACATAAACAACCAGCACCACATGTTGACCGTTGAAAACTACAAATCTTGTCATTACAATCTGCCTCTACCTTCTTCATCGGAAACATTATTACTGCAAATGGTGATGTCAAAgataatttgaaaatataattaatatatacacAATACATATACGAGAAAAAAGAGTATGCAGTGACAGTGATAGTCtaaagtatttttacactgtcaatcaattaATATATACACAATACATATACGAGAAAAAAGAGTATACGACGTGTATTCCactaaatcacttttttttttttttaattttaaaatacttatgATATAGACTAAATGTTATAATTCTATTGAATGATGATGCAAAATTAATTTACACGGATGCACtaccacatatatatatatatatatatatatatatatatatatatatatatatatatatatatatatatatatatatatatatatatatatatatatatattctatctttctttttccaataactaatagaatatagaaaaaaaatagagatcgAAGACATACCTAATGTGGCAAGCAAGAAGAGAGGCAAAAGAGAGAGCTTAACATAAGCCATAATGCTTGAATGAATTGAAAGCTAGCTAGGTTAATATTATGGTGTGTTGTGTTGCATTAGTTCATTGTTACACATAGTAATTTATAGACAGATCATGTGCATAGTGCCACATTTTCCACCACACAATCTCTAGACAGTCCCTTACTCCGTTAGATTCCAATGGATCCATCTCAACCATGCATGTGAGACTGTCATATTCTTTATCTGTTTGTCCATTATAGCTATTATAAAGCTTTACGGAAAAAACATTCCTATTTTATGTGAACAACATCTTGTACTCTAATATAGGTGTATTTCAATGTCATTGATACAATGGAAAAACTTGAATAGCCTATGGGCcactatatttaaaattttagacAACAAGACATTCATCATGCtagaatataattataattttgagaTTTAATATTGACCTtaggatttttaaaatttatctacAATCATAAAAAAGATGTAAGCAGTGCATTGTTTGGATATTGTTTTAAGAACATGGAAAATCCAACATAATCATAAAAACTAagtgtttattttttttgttatcaaGAAATATATTGAATGTGAACAAAAGTTCAATAACTAAGATTACAAAGCAATGCTAGAACAAGCTGGAAACGAAAGAAAAAATTACCCGCCAAATGAATCCTAGGTTAAATATAGCAAAAGGTTTTTCCTAAATTCATAGAAGTTACGATTGGATTGAGTAATTTTCCCGATAAAATACCACCTCAAAATCAAGGCTTTGCAACCCCAAACGACGTCCCTCGCATTCCAAACATCATCATTAAAAATGATACTGCTTCTAcacaaccaaatgctccaaactATAACAAGCCACACACTTCCTACCTTACTATTTTTGATATTCAATTGACGACAAGAAGAACACCAATTCTCGAAACTTTCTTTTAAATCTAACGACGGAACAAAAAGCATTCCCAACCACCTAGCCATTTCCTTCCAAACCGCGTCCACCTTATGACAACCTAAAATAGCATGCGCCAGAGATTCGGGAAAAACTTCACAAATCACACAATCAAGatttgagaaagaagaagaagaaagaattccCCAATGAGCTAGCATATCCTTTGTTGGGATCCTATTTAGAAAGCACCTTCAACTAAAAGCTTTCACTTTTAAAGGAACGTCGCCCTTCCAAATCGAAGAAAAGACATGATCATTACGATTTAAAGGTCCATAAGGAACATACACTATAccgtatttattaaaaaaaaatttaatattcttTTTGAATTAAAGAAGACTGATATAAAAACGATgtgattaaccaacttcatcacttGATTAACCAACATTCTACAttttattaaccaattttattttactattaaaaaatattttaatatctaACATTttacattaaccaacttcatgacTACAGTAACCAATATTTTTCACTTTATTAACCAAATttatttaactaaattatttttaatatctgagcgtttattaaccaacttcatcctTTTATTAACCAACGTTTTACATCATTAATCAACTTTGTTttactattaaaaaattaattttaatatctgGACCGTTATTAACCAAACAATAAACtatattaaccaactttttacACTCAATTAACCAATTTTGTGTTACCACTATTTATGCACTGTTCATATTACTATTTACGACCACTGTTCACGTTACTATCCATATCACTATTCACTCTTCATATCAGTATTCACGATATTTGTGAACAGTGAATTGGGTGTAGGCATACAATATGAGTGTATGAATAACATACTTGTTTGACAATATGTTTAAAATATGATGATTTGCCTCAAAAATTAaacttatttattaattaaattagaaaaatatgTTAATAACATAGGacgaagaagacaacaacaactgACTCTTATTTCAGTCATTGAGATTGATTAGAATCAAATTCCCCAAATTCACTAATCTCGAAATCTTTAATTATagtttctttaatattttttctagATCTTTCTCTATCTTTAATTATGTGTCTACTCTCCATCTTATCAACTATTTCGACAATAAAATTTACAAATGTTCTCTCTACATAcgtttaaatctattttccatTATATCTAACTATAGATAAAGAGATAAAGagaatagattattttagaatTACCTTTTTTAAGTATATTTTACCCTCCacttttcaaataaataacaaaacaaaatgaattaaaaataataattgcacTACATAATGGGCTCTCATTTTGCCAATAATAGTAAGTTGTAACTGGTATGTTTTTAAACTATAGCAAGTATCTCAAATAAAATTGCTTGAtttactttttcattttcttCCAAATTCTACTTCCTGCTTCTAATTTCTAATGTGGTGAAATTTACTAACATTCCATGTCATGTTAAAATTGTGAAACATGGATCATATACCTTATTATGTAAAATTATGTACTATTAGAAGATGCAGCAATACCTTTATTTCTAAATTGTAATTATACTGGTTTTAATAAGGAGAATCCGCACCATGAACCAAATAATATTACTACATATTTATTGGAAAAAAGTAACTTGAAATGCAACAAGAGCGTGGTTTTATAAACCAGAATGTTATAGTTCAgcagtttttattattttacttttgaatATTTAAAACTTAACAATTGTGTTTCATTGCCCAAAATGCAAAATTATTTTCTATAACTTTgtgtaataataattataataaagttGTTGTCTTTTTTATGTCAATGTCTTCATACTTTATTTCAAAATTATCCTTAatcttaattattatatataaaattattaatattattcattttcttatatttgtctttaatttcatttttttacctATAAAACAGGGACGGAGCTAGATGCATTGGAATGTGGTCACTTGCCCCTACTATATAtgttttctaaaaaatatatgAGTGCTATTATATACATACACTAATCAAACCAttgataaaaaaacatttaattaaaataaaataactcattaactaattaaaagagtatttttgttataaatataAATTCATATGGTATATGAATAATTATTTAAGGTTTCATTCTAAATGAtagtaagttttttattttaaaaatcatataTGTCCTCCTAAAATAGAGACGAGTTGGTTTTATgcttaaattcaaaataattcttaattaaaatttcaaaaataagatTATGTCATTACAACATTATCATCAAAGATGGCAAACAACTATtcatatcattattatttatatttatatataaaaagagatagatagataaataattttgtttataataacattgagaaaattacacaaataaaattacaaaattattaaatattttttaaaattaaatctcataaaaaaatatacatatgaTATATATTTAAGCTTTAAAAAATAAACACTCTTTTATTACACTACATAAATATATTACCCTCACAACTCAAAATCTCTGGCTCCGACCCTGCCTATAAATATGATAATCGTTTtctatctttttttttataaacaacttTATATTAAAAAGCA
The Vicia villosa cultivar HV-30 ecotype Madison, WI linkage group LG6, Vvil1.0, whole genome shotgun sequence genome window above contains:
- the LOC131611777 gene encoding albumin-1-like yields the protein MAYVKLSLLPLFLLATLVIMFPMKKVEADCNDKICSFQRSTCGAGCLCLPGIDYCMNLSLVMKIVKKHPKLCESHADCTRKGSGNFCAYYPNSDVKYGVCFDSNSHAEASFKNALSSEFSNLLKMPSEVST